One Natranaerovirga hydrolytica genomic region harbors:
- a CDS encoding TetR/AcrR family transcriptional regulator, with the protein MQIKKEEVREAILTTAEKEFLEKGFNNASLRKIVKNAGTTIGNFYNYYESKEALFVALVEKEYNGFIHLINGHHAIKKPEINEADKNDIGLIRTIINHYLEDFVKVLSDRFILLIECSEGTPYEDTKQLIIRLLEEHFIEHIQEHNANYSNKEMGEILAKQFLEGFTDILRKYKKTEIRQKLITELIVFYSFGVMALTQ; encoded by the coding sequence ATGCAAATCAAGAAAGAAGAAGTGAGAGAAGCCATTTTAACAACAGCAGAAAAAGAATTCTTAGAAAAAGGCTTTAACAATGCTTCCCTAAGGAAAATCGTTAAAAATGCAGGGACGACTATCGGTAATTTTTATAATTACTATGAAAGTAAAGAAGCGCTATTTGTTGCTTTAGTAGAAAAAGAATACAATGGATTTATTCATTTGATTAACGGTCATCACGCTATAAAAAAACCAGAAATAAATGAAGCAGACAAAAATGATATTGGGTTGATACGAACAATTATAAATCATTACTTAGAAGATTTTGTTAAGGTGTTATCAGATCGCTTTATATTACTTATTGAATGTAGTGAAGGAACGCCATATGAAGATACTAAACAATTAATCATTCGTTTATTAGAAGAACATTTTATAGAACATATACAAGAACATAATGCAAATTATAGCAATAAAGAAATGGGGGAGATATTAGCCAAACAATTTTTAGAAGGCTTTACAGATATTTTAAGAAAATACAAAAAAACAGAAATCAGACAAAAGTTGATTACAGAGCTCATAGTTTTTTATAGCTTTGGCGTTATGGCGTTAACCCAATAA
- a CDS encoding cell wall hydrolase, producing MLKIKNFLQNIIGSFQTVTKKVSKKTYKNSFVVTTGAVIVAVISLSSNSFDGAGKNNVTAFESMYSQESSFEEEDDSEAKVLTVLEPLELQNETQESSILSSAQRRPREDVQLLGQESNEKHNEEINDEENDVEETIYVIEDEEDVEDKLVQISSKDYEALLRIVEAEATSEDLKGKILVANVVLNRVESNRFPNNIYDVVHDSNGGVQFSPISDGRYYSVTVTESTEEAVRKALNGEDYSQGAMYFVARAMASPRAVSWFDNNLTRVLQHGAHEFFI from the coding sequence ATGCTGAAAATAAAAAATTTTCTTCAGAACATAATCGGTTCTTTTCAAACCGTAACAAAAAAAGTATCCAAAAAAACTTACAAAAATTCTTTTGTTGTTACAACCGGTGCAGTCATTGTAGCCGTTATTTCACTTAGTTCTAACTCGTTTGATGGAGCAGGCAAAAATAACGTTACAGCCTTTGAATCTATGTATTCACAGGAAAGCAGTTTTGAAGAAGAAGACGATTCAGAAGCAAAAGTACTAACAGTTTTAGAACCATTAGAATTACAAAATGAAACACAAGAAAGCAGTATATTAAGTTCTGCTCAAAGAAGACCTAGAGAAGATGTACAGCTATTAGGTCAAGAATCAAATGAAAAACACAACGAAGAAATTAATGATGAAGAAAACGATGTTGAAGAGACAATCTATGTTATAGAAGATGAAGAAGATGTAGAAGATAAACTGGTTCAAATATCTTCAAAAGACTACGAAGCATTATTGCGCATCGTAGAAGCAGAAGCGACATCTGAAGATTTAAAAGGAAAAATACTTGTGGCTAATGTTGTGTTAAATCGTGTAGAAAGTAATAGATTTCCAAACAATATCTATGATGTTGTACATGATAGTAATGGTGGTGTACAATTTTCACCAATCTCTGATGGTAGATACTATTCTGTAACCGTTACAGAATCTACTGAGGAAGCTGTTAGAAAGGCATTAAATGGTGAAGATTATTCCCAAGGTGCGATGTACTTTGTTGCACGTGCTATGGCATCACCAAGAGCTGTTAGTTGGTTTGATAACAATCTTACGAGAGTGTTACAACATGGAGCGCATGAGTTTTTTATATAA
- the thrC gene encoding threonine synthase, with amino-acid sequence MMNTILYKSTRGLEKNIESSKAILKGLAEDGGLFVPEQIPTFDITIEEMKQMSYQELAYEIMKLYFTDFTEDELKQCINKAYDSKFDTPEIAPLVKKDDVFYLELFHGSTIAFKDMALSILPHLMTTAAKKNNIKNDIVILTATSGDTGKAALAGFADVEGTQIIVFYPKEGVSHIQEKQMVTQKGDNTKVISIKGNFDDAQNGVKDILNDVELRKEMNEKGYQFSSANSINIGRLVPQIVYYVYSYVQLLKNEEIKPKEKINVVVPTGNFGNILAAYYAKQMGLPINRLICASNENKVLFDFFQTGTYDKNRDFVLTSSPSMDILISSNLERLIYLLTDQDAEETKALMESLKTSGKYVITSKMKEKINDFYGQFSSEEETSNTIKKVFETSDYLIDPHTAVGVNVYHKYMRETQDVTKTVVASTASPYKFTRSVMIALDEAYNEKSDFELVDIMAEKSQIKIPQAIEEIRNAQVLHDTVCESNQMKDTVKDILGL; translated from the coding sequence ATGATGAATACTATATTATATAAAAGTACTAGAGGTTTGGAAAAAAACATTGAATCTTCAAAGGCCATTCTTAAAGGATTAGCAGAAGATGGTGGGTTATTTGTACCAGAGCAAATACCTACATTTGATATAACCATAGAAGAGATGAAACAAATGTCCTATCAAGAATTGGCTTATGAAATAATGAAGTTGTATTTTACAGACTTTACAGAAGACGAATTAAAACAATGTATTAACAAAGCATATGATAGTAAATTTGACACGCCTGAAATAGCACCATTGGTTAAAAAAGACGATGTTTTTTATTTAGAGTTATTTCACGGATCAACCATTGCATTTAAAGATATGGCACTCTCTATATTACCTCATCTAATGACCACAGCAGCTAAAAAAAATAACATCAAAAATGATATTGTGATACTTACGGCTACATCAGGAGATACTGGAAAAGCTGCACTAGCTGGATTTGCAGATGTAGAAGGCACGCAAATTATTGTCTTTTATCCAAAAGAAGGCGTAAGCCATATACAAGAAAAGCAAATGGTCACTCAAAAAGGTGACAACACCAAAGTTATTAGTATAAAAGGGAATTTTGACGATGCTCAAAATGGGGTAAAAGATATACTTAATGATGTAGAGTTAAGAAAAGAAATGAATGAAAAAGGCTACCAATTTTCTTCTGCTAACTCGATTAATATCGGTAGATTAGTCCCTCAAATTGTATACTATGTCTATTCTTATGTACAATTACTTAAAAATGAAGAAATCAAACCAAAAGAAAAGATAAATGTGGTTGTTCCTACAGGAAACTTTGGCAATATATTGGCAGCATATTACGCAAAACAAATGGGATTACCAATTAATCGATTAATTTGTGCGTCCAATGAAAATAAAGTATTATTTGACTTTTTCCAAACAGGAACTTACGATAAAAATAGAGACTTTGTATTAACCAGTTCACCGTCAATGGATATATTAATCTCTAGTAACTTAGAAAGATTAATCTATTTATTAACCGATCAAGATGCAGAAGAAACAAAGGCGCTAATGGAGTCTTTAAAAACATCTGGTAAATACGTTATTACATCAAAAATGAAAGAAAAAATAAATGATTTTTATGGACAATTTTCTTCAGAAGAAGAAACATCTAATACCATTAAAAAAGTATTTGAAACCTCTGATTATTTAATAGACCCACATACAGCAGTTGGTGTGAATGTGTATCATAAATATATGAGAGAAACACAAGATGTAACCAAAACGGTTGTGGCATCAACAGCAAGCCCTTATAAATTCACAAGAAGTGTAATGATTGCTCTTGATGAAGCATATAATGAAAAGTCAGACTTTGAATTGGTTGATATAATGGCAGAAAAATCACAAATAAAAATTCCGCAAGCAATAGAAGAAATTAGAAATGCTCAAGTACTACACGATACAGTATGTGAATCCAATCAAATGAAGGACACTGTTAAAGATATATTAGGTTTATAA
- a CDS encoding RAMP superfamily CRISPR-associated protein, with protein sequence MEQIEIECEFITPAFTYGNNKELEIRATTIKGMMRYWWERTKTNDDVDTVQLFGGKIKNDIKKGKANIVCNDNLKYIKINSDLFNQIKTEKDEENGLNYLFYAPKYLNKNLRHYNIGTTFTVIIKSNNSNDLLNFVDALNRLQILGGIGGRNRRGGGNFIINKVTCDDQMVKPSIMKYDNFITKQSSCENIKNSYISLIKKLEENNIKAFLFTSIKEDDYIQVLKKIGEKYKEARNKYKFHNKGIGSPLIIKPIYKIEEGKAGVLILEEGLNKEKMNNKMKNEKEIINELKAILIKSGEFKKLYGSEKNE encoded by the coding sequence TTGGAACAAATAGAAATTGAATGCGAATTCATAACACCTGCTTTTACATATGGAAATAATAAAGAATTGGAAATAAGAGCTACAACTATAAAAGGAATGATGAGATATTGGTGGGAGAGAACTAAAACAAATGATGATGTGGACACAGTACAGCTTTTTGGAGGTAAAATTAAAAATGACATTAAAAAAGGAAAAGCTAATATAGTATGTAATGATAATTTGAAATATATAAAAATAAACAGTGATTTATTTAATCAAATTAAGACGGAAAAAGATGAAGAAAATGGTCTTAATTATTTGTTCTATGCACCAAAATATCTTAACAAAAATCTTAGGCATTACAACATTGGAACAACCTTTACGGTTATCATTAAATCAAACAATTCGAATGATTTATTAAACTTTGTAGATGCATTAAATAGATTGCAAATTTTAGGGGGGATTGGTGGAAGAAATAGAAGAGGCGGTGGTAATTTTATAATTAATAAAGTTACTTGTGACGATCAGATGGTTAAGCCATCTATAATGAAATATGATAATTTTATAACTAAACAATCTAGTTGTGAAAATATAAAGAACAGTTATATTTCTTTAATCAAAAAACTAGAAGAGAATAACATAAAGGCATTTTTGTTTACAAGCATTAAAGAAGACGATTATATCCAAGTTTTGAAAAAAATTGGAGAGAAATATAAAGAAGCAAGAAATAAATATAAGTTTCATAATAAAGGTATTGGGTCGCCATTAATCATAAAACCAATTTATAAAATTGAAGAAGGTAAGGCAGGTGTTTTAATACTAGAAGAAGGTTTGAATAAAGAAAAAATGAATAATAAAATGAAAAATGAAAAAGAAATAATTAATGAATTAAAAGCTATATTGATAAAATCTGGTGAGTTTAAGAAGTTATATGGGAGTGAAAAAAATGAATAA
- a CDS encoding fluoroquinolone export ABC transporter permease subunit gives MRIINAIKSDMKFQIKQGFYAVYVILTIIYMVVINQLPESIGNIVVPVVVFSDPSIIGFFFIGGIIMLEKNQGILEYLSVTPLRMKEYLISKILSLSMLAIIAGSIITLVTFNGKVNWFVLIIGITFSASFFTLFGLYIALKCKSINEYFIKMIPGFLVIGLPCIYFLDIPYGWLLSIFPTVTGLRLIFGAFFGISAEVFLMNVTLLIVFTIIAFYLLEKLMVKEENNG, from the coding sequence ATGAGAATTATTAACGCAATAAAATCGGATATGAAATTTCAGATTAAACAAGGATTTTATGCGGTGTATGTTATTTTAACGATTATTTATATGGTGGTCATTAATCAATTACCCGAAAGCATTGGTAATATCGTTGTACCTGTAGTTGTTTTTTCAGATCCTTCCATTATTGGCTTTTTCTTTATTGGTGGCATTATTATGTTGGAAAAAAACCAAGGTATTTTAGAATATCTATCTGTAACACCCTTGAGAATGAAAGAGTATTTGATCAGTAAGATCCTATCCCTTTCAATGCTTGCCATTATAGCAGGTAGTATTATAACGTTGGTTACTTTTAATGGGAAAGTAAATTGGTTTGTGCTGATTATAGGCATCACTTTTTCGGCAAGTTTCTTTACACTCTTTGGACTCTATATTGCTTTGAAATGTAAAAGCATTAATGAATATTTTATAAAAATGATACCGGGATTTTTAGTCATAGGGTTACCTTGCATTTACTTCCTAGATATACCCTATGGATGGTTATTAAGTATTTTTCCAACTGTAACAGGCCTTCGATTAATATTTGGCGCATTTTTTGGTATATCAGCAGAAGTATTTTTGATGAATGTCACATTGTTGATTGTATTTACTATAATTGCTTTTTATCTTCTTGAGAAGCTAATGGTAAAGGAGGAAAATAATGGTTAA
- a CDS encoding ABC transporter ATP-binding protein gives MINVSELEFTYSKSKKKAIKAIDFQIQKGEIFGFLGPSGAGKTTTQRIIIGLLRGYNGKVEIMGKERKDWNKDFFEHIGVAFDFPNLYLKLTAEENLKLINSYYKKQCTDNELESWLDKVGLLIDKNKKVEGFSKGMKMRLNFIRSIIHDPEIYFFDEPTSGLDPVNGKIIKDIILDLKNKGKTIFLTTHNMNVAEQLCDKVAFIVDGKVPVINSPKELMIKYGTQTVCVDYYKNNVEESKEFTLKNIKNNKGFMDIINNEEIRRIHTQEATLEDIFIKLTGRELQ, from the coding sequence ATGATTAATGTATCAGAGTTAGAATTTACGTATAGTAAAAGCAAGAAAAAAGCCATTAAAGCTATTGATTTTCAAATTCAAAAAGGTGAGATTTTTGGCTTTCTAGGACCCAGTGGTGCAGGAAAAACAACGACGCAAAGGATTATTATAGGGTTGTTAAGAGGGTATAATGGCAAAGTAGAGATTATGGGAAAAGAAAGAAAGGATTGGAACAAAGATTTTTTTGAGCATATAGGTGTAGCATTTGACTTTCCGAATTTGTATTTGAAATTAACAGCAGAAGAAAATTTAAAGTTGATTAATTCGTATTATAAAAAACAGTGTACGGATAATGAATTGGAAAGTTGGTTAGATAAGGTAGGATTATTAATAGATAAAAATAAAAAGGTAGAGGGCTTTTCCAAAGGAATGAAAATGCGCTTGAACTTTATTAGATCTATTATTCACGATCCAGAGATATATTTTTTTGATGAACCAACATCAGGGCTAGATCCAGTAAATGGAAAGATTATAAAAGATATTATTTTAGATTTAAAAAACAAAGGTAAGACAATTTTTTTAACAACCCACAATATGAATGTAGCAGAACAACTGTGTGACAAAGTGGCCTTTATAGTGGATGGTAAAGTTCCTGTGATTAATTCTCCAAAAGAGCTTATGATAAAGTATGGAACTCAAACGGTATGTGTGGATTATTATAAAAACAATGTAGAAGAATCTAAAGAGTTTACACTAAAAAACATTAAGAACAACAAAGGGTTTATGGATATTATTAATAATGAAGAAATTAGAAGAATACATACTCAAGAGGCCACTTTAGAGGATATTTTCATCAAACTAACAGGGAGGGAATTGCAATGA
- a CDS encoding flavin reductase family protein, producing MLNEIAFNTLSKEALEQLSKGAFLSVKHGDQENTMTIGWGTIGVIWGKPIFVVAVRYSRYTYDLMEQTNDFTVSFPLNGQLKKELGLCGKTSGRDQDKFKEYDITAVPGKNVESPMIEECDLHYECKVVYKQAMEPATLDQGIKDKSYSNKDYHIMYYGEIVGCYKK from the coding sequence ATGTTAAATGAGATAGCATTTAATACGTTATCTAAGGAAGCATTAGAACAACTTAGCAAAGGTGCTTTTTTAAGTGTAAAGCATGGTGACCAAGAGAATACAATGACGATTGGTTGGGGAACCATTGGTGTGATATGGGGCAAACCAATATTTGTTGTAGCAGTAAGATACTCAAGATATACTTATGATTTAATGGAACAAACAAATGATTTTACAGTCAGTTTTCCTTTGAATGGACAACTGAAAAAAGAACTCGGCTTATGTGGTAAAACATCAGGCAGAGATCAAGACAAATTCAAAGAATACGATATTACAGCTGTACCAGGTAAAAACGTAGAATCTCCAATGATAGAAGAATGTGACTTGCATTATGAATGTAAAGTGGTATATAAGCAAGCTATGGAACCAGCAACATTAGACCAAGGCATAAAAGACAAATCTTATTCCAACAAAGATTATCATATTATGTATTATGGTGAGATTGTAGGATGTTATAAAAAATAA